The proteins below are encoded in one region of Tachypleus tridentatus isolate NWPU-2018 chromosome 4, ASM421037v1, whole genome shotgun sequence:
- the LOC143248559 gene encoding uncharacterized protein LOC143248559 isoform X1: protein MTERSLEMTGKTKYGVNTRTVYPWTRLAPSTSQKMSTRMVTESRRERLEVSKKEKNTRMKALRSHDYKRLKSMVPAIADNPNVSKLTVIEETVRYIDHLHSTLLSRLKARGIPHCFQDTNIDVNQMGQAEIRQLVCHLITKPNCGGETMEPPLLEPPHLATYIERCRTLPSYLLRSGNKRP, encoded by the exons CGGTCACTTGAAATGACAGGTAAAACTAAATATGGAGTGAACACGAGAACAGTCTATCCCTGGACAAGATTGGCACCATCAACTTCCCAGAAAATGAGTACAAGAATGGTCACTGAGTCTCGAAGAGAACGATTAGAAGTgtccaagaaagaaaaaaacaccagAATGAAAGCGCTTCGTAGTCATGACTACAAACGTTTGAAATCTATGGTTCCTGCTATTGCAGATAACCCTAACGTGTCAAAG ctGACGGTAATCGAAGAAACCGTACGGTATATCGATCATCTCCACAGTACCCTGTTGTCGAGGTTAAAAGCCCGGGGGATCCCACATTGTTTCCAAG ATACTAATATTGATGTAAATCAGATGGGGCAAGCAGAAATTCGGCAACTGGTATGTCATCTTATTACCAAACCCAACTGTGGGGGCGAAACGATGGAGCCTCCTCTTCTAGAACCACCTCATCTAGCGACTTATATAGAAAGATGCAGAACACTGCCGTCCTACTTGCTCCGTTCAGGAAATAAAAGACCTTAA
- the LOC143248559 gene encoding uncharacterized protein LOC143248559 isoform X2: MTGKTKYGVNTRTVYPWTRLAPSTSQKMSTRMVTESRRERLEVSKKEKNTRMKALRSHDYKRLKSMVPAIADNPNVSKLTVIEETVRYIDHLHSTLLSRLKARGIPHCFQDTNIDVNQMGQAEIRQLVCHLITKPNCGGETMEPPLLEPPHLATYIERCRTLPSYLLRSGNKRP; this comes from the exons ATGACAGGTAAAACTAAATATGGAGTGAACACGAGAACAGTCTATCCCTGGACAAGATTGGCACCATCAACTTCCCAGAAAATGAGTACAAGAATGGTCACTGAGTCTCGAAGAGAACGATTAGAAGTgtccaagaaagaaaaaaacaccagAATGAAAGCGCTTCGTAGTCATGACTACAAACGTTTGAAATCTATGGTTCCTGCTATTGCAGATAACCCTAACGTGTCAAAG ctGACGGTAATCGAAGAAACCGTACGGTATATCGATCATCTCCACAGTACCCTGTTGTCGAGGTTAAAAGCCCGGGGGATCCCACATTGTTTCCAAG ATACTAATATTGATGTAAATCAGATGGGGCAAGCAGAAATTCGGCAACTGGTATGTCATCTTATTACCAAACCCAACTGTGGGGGCGAAACGATGGAGCCTCCTCTTCTAGAACCACCTCATCTAGCGACTTATATAGAAAGATGCAGAACACTGCCGTCCTACTTGCTCCGTTCAGGAAATAAAAGACCTTAA